The Arachis hypogaea cultivar Tifrunner chromosome 16, arahy.Tifrunner.gnm2.J5K5, whole genome shotgun sequence genome contains a region encoding:
- the LOC140179836 gene encoding uncharacterized protein produces the protein MQRENSGPGSELGGPRSSKEHGLTGQDATNAADGAEDHVPDPTAAELDSEYEKPYEYESEVFNSPVSFGDEGKTTYDTFDEDTEYGEVQFKVGQLFPTMESFKKALKDYFVHEGKDVLYIKNEKLRVRAACAGKECPWLIFTSWNSSKGCFQIKTLYNEHNCGRDFGSNLADRAWVTDKLVKKLFTQPDLKLGAARII, from the coding sequence ATGCAGAGGGAGAACAGTGGGCCTGGGTCAGAGCTTGGAGGTCCAAGAAGCTCCAAAGAACATGGGCTTACTGGACAGGATGCAACAAATGCTGCTGATGGAGCTGAAGACCATGTACCAGACCCAACTGCAGCAGAGCTAGATAGTGAATATGAGAAACCTTATGAGTATGAAAGTGAGGTGTTCAACAGTCCAGTTTCATTTGGAGATGAGGGTAAAACAACCTATGACACTTTTGATGAGGACACTGAATATGGTGAGGTCCAATTTAAGGTTGGACAATTGTTCCCTACTATGGAATCATTTAAGAAAGCCCTGAAAGATTATTTTGTGCACGAGGGTAAAGATGTTTTATACATTAAGAATGAGAAGTTGAGGGTGAGGGCAGCTTGTGCAGGTAAAGAATGTCCTTGGCTAATTTTTACTTCCTGGAACAGTTCAAAAGGTTGCTTTCAGATCAAAACTCTTTACAATGAACACAATTGTGGACGGGATTTTGGTAGCAACTTGGCTGATAGAGCATGGGTGACTGATAAGTTAGTTAAGAAGCTCTTCACACAACCTGACCTGAAGCTAGGTGCAGCTAGGATCATATGA